One Dialister invisus DSM 15470 genomic region harbors:
- the recJ gene encoding single-stranded-DNA-specific exonuclease RecJ — protein sequence MTPEKIKPRWVFRGASSEEKVAVPDFFNLNNIPEGTARIMMRRGISTEEKLTHFLYDTLDNLSDPFLMKGMQQAVRRIIQAIDLKEKIVIYGDYDVDGITSTSICVRCLRKLGADVNFYIPLREEEGYGLNRDAINKLSKEGVSLLITVDCGISSADLVAEAPQSLDIIITDHHQPPKVLPDCVAVLNPHQEDCPYPYKELAGCGVAFTLCRGIYKELYNEDYKENIELVALGTIADVVSLTGENRILVKEGMARFLLTPIKGLSALLRITGLVNEDTKEILHADYISFGLAPRLNAAGRITHAKYGVELMTTESGEEAEALAQILCDTNIERQHIEREIYEEALQRIAELQIQDDLVLVIDGKDWHPGVIGIVASRILELYHRPVLVITVRNGVGKGSCRSISAFNIHEALEKMAGFLIQYGGHKMAAGFSIPAERISEFRKRINDYAKGIITVDDRIPVLELEESLPLDEVNIEFIRSLDLLEPYGSDNPKPLFASFRVFVETARRIGNDRKHFKCRLSQNREPVEAIFWGIGDKDPCCPGDIVDIVYEPEIHDWYGEHVQLICKDIRPVKDYFLTRDFLIDVFVRLRELIPNSKSVAVFEIQNRLKRSFEGKYSRQCLCTALSVFEELNILYRFNRNGVGYYQRKVINKKLDLLSSSIYRKYRK from the coding sequence ATGACACCAGAGAAAATAAAACCTCGTTGGGTATTTCGTGGGGCATCATCAGAAGAGAAGGTTGCTGTCCCTGACTTTTTCAATTTAAATAATATACCTGAGGGTACTGCGCGTATTATGATGCGTCGCGGTATTTCCACGGAAGAGAAATTAACGCATTTTTTATATGATACATTAGACAATCTGTCTGATCCTTTTCTTATGAAAGGCATGCAGCAAGCAGTTAGACGCATTATTCAAGCAATTGATTTAAAAGAAAAAATAGTTATTTATGGGGACTATGATGTTGACGGTATTACGTCTACATCTATTTGTGTAAGATGCCTGCGAAAATTGGGGGCAGATGTAAATTTTTATATTCCGTTGCGCGAGGAAGAAGGCTACGGTTTAAACCGTGACGCTATAAACAAATTGTCCAAAGAAGGAGTTTCTCTTTTAATTACTGTAGACTGCGGTATTAGTTCTGCAGATTTAGTGGCAGAAGCGCCACAGTCTTTGGATATTATCATCACGGATCATCATCAGCCGCCAAAGGTATTGCCTGATTGTGTAGCTGTATTGAATCCACATCAGGAGGACTGTCCTTATCCATATAAGGAGTTAGCTGGATGCGGAGTAGCATTCACTCTTTGCCGCGGTATTTATAAAGAATTATATAATGAAGATTATAAGGAAAATATAGAATTGGTAGCGTTGGGGACTATTGCGGATGTGGTATCTTTAACAGGGGAAAATCGGATACTTGTCAAAGAAGGTATGGCACGTTTTCTTTTGACTCCTATAAAGGGTTTATCGGCACTTCTCCGTATTACCGGTCTTGTGAATGAAGATACGAAAGAAATTCTTCATGCGGATTACATTTCTTTTGGGCTTGCACCACGATTGAATGCAGCCGGTCGTATTACTCATGCGAAATATGGTGTGGAATTGATGACTACTGAGTCTGGGGAGGAGGCTGAAGCACTTGCACAGATATTATGTGACACCAATATCGAGCGGCAGCATATTGAACGTGAGATTTATGAAGAGGCGTTGCAGCGGATTGCTGAACTGCAAATTCAAGATGATCTGGTACTTGTTATTGACGGAAAAGACTGGCATCCCGGTGTTATAGGAATTGTAGCATCGCGTATACTTGAGTTATATCATCGTCCAGTATTGGTTATAACAGTCAGGAATGGAGTTGGAAAGGGGTCTTGCAGAAGCATTTCCGCTTTTAATATACATGAGGCTTTGGAAAAAATGGCAGGATTTCTTATCCAGTATGGTGGGCATAAAATGGCAGCAGGTTTCAGCATTCCTGCAGAGAGAATTTCCGAGTTTAGGAAGCGGATTAATGATTACGCAAAAGGGATTATAACTGTGGATGACAGGATACCTGTACTGGAATTAGAAGAATCTTTACCTTTGGATGAAGTAAATATAGAATTTATTCGCTCATTAGATTTGTTAGAACCTTATGGCAGCGATAATCCTAAGCCTCTGTTTGCCAGTTTCAGGGTTTTTGTGGAAACTGCCCGACGAATAGGAAATGATCGTAAACATTTTAAGTGCAGATTATCACAAAATCGTGAACCAGTAGAAGCTATTTTTTGGGGGATAGGAGATAAAGACCCCTGTTGCCCGGGAGATATTGTAGATATTGTATATGAACCGGAAATTCATGATTGGTACGGTGAACATGTCCAGTTGATCTGTAAAGATATCAGACCGGTAAAAGACTATTTTTTAACCAGAGATTTTCTGATCGATGTGTTTGTTCGTCTAAGAGAATTGATTCCTAATAGTAAATCTGTGGCTGTATTTGAGATACAAAACAGATTAAAACGGTCTTTTGAGGGGAAATATAGCAGGCAGTGTTTATGTACCGCCTTGTCAGTGTTTGAAGAGTTGAATATACTATATCGTTTCAATAGGAATGGCGTTGGCTATTACCAGAGAAAGGTTATAAATAAAAAACTTGATTTATTATCATCGTCTATTTATAGAAAATATAGAAAATAA